The following proteins come from a genomic window of Winogradskyella sp. PC-19:
- the hppD gene encoding 4-hydroxyphenylpyruvate dioxygenase: MAKEIKSVNYGLEKIFEGAQDFLPLLGTDYVEFYVGNAKQAAHFYKTAFGFQSHAYRGLETGAKDSVSYVLTQDKIKLMLTTPLNSKSKINDHIVKHGDGVKIVALWVEDARKAYEETTSRGAKSYMAPVVESDDYGEVVRAGIYTYGETVHMFVERKNYNGAFLPGFVKWESDYNPPAAGLKYIDHMVGNVGWNQMDVWVKWYEDVMGFENFLSFDDKQIHTEYSALMSKVMSNGNGRIKFPINEPAEGKKRSQIEEYLDFYEGAGVQHIAVATDDILKTVSQLRSNGVEFLSTPPDEYYKSVPGRLEEFSHELKEDIERLKALGIMIDADEEGYLLQIFTKPVEDRPTLFFEIIQRMGAKGFGAGNFKALFESIEREQAKRGTL; encoded by the coding sequence ATGGCAAAAGAAATAAAATCCGTCAATTACGGACTAGAAAAAATATTTGAAGGCGCACAAGATTTCTTACCGCTTTTAGGTACAGATTATGTGGAGTTTTATGTAGGTAATGCAAAGCAAGCAGCACATTTTTATAAAACCGCATTTGGGTTTCAGTCTCATGCTTATCGTGGTTTAGAGACTGGAGCTAAAGATTCGGTAAGCTATGTGTTGACTCAAGATAAAATTAAGTTAATGCTAACAACACCGTTAAATAGTAAATCTAAAATTAACGACCATATAGTAAAACATGGTGACGGTGTCAAAATCGTAGCACTTTGGGTAGAAGATGCTCGTAAAGCTTATGAAGAAACAACATCACGAGGCGCGAAATCATATATGGCACCAGTTGTGGAAAGCGATGATTATGGAGAAGTGGTCAGAGCAGGAATCTATACTTATGGTGAGACTGTGCATATGTTTGTAGAGCGCAAAAACTATAACGGCGCATTTTTACCAGGATTTGTAAAATGGGAATCTGATTACAATCCACCAGCAGCTGGCCTAAAATATATAGATCATATGGTGGGTAATGTAGGTTGGAACCAAATGGATGTCTGGGTAAAATGGTACGAAGATGTTATGGGCTTTGAAAACTTTTTATCTTTTGATGACAAACAAATACATACAGAATACTCGGCATTAATGAGTAAAGTGATGTCTAATGGAAATGGTCGTATTAAATTCCCTATTAACGAACCAGCTGAAGGAAAAAAACGCTCTCAAATCGAAGAATATTTAGATTTTTATGAAGGCGCAGGTGTGCAACACATCGCTGTTGCTACCGACGATATCTTAAAAACTGTATCACAATTACGTTCTAATGGTGTAGAATTTTTATCAACGCCACCAGATGAATATTATAAGTCTGTTCCTGGTCGATTAGAAGAATTTAGTCACGAATTAAAAGAGGATATCGAAAGGCTAAAAGCTTTAGGTATAATGATAGACGCCGATGAAGAAGGTTATCTGTTACAAATTTTCACAAAACCAGTAGAAGACAGACCGACCTTGTTTTTCGAAATCATACAACGTATGGGAGCAAAAGGCTTTGGTGCAGGAAACTTTAAAGCGCTTTTCGAGTCTATTGAACGCGAGCAAGCCAAAAGAGGAACATTATAA
- a CDS encoding patatin-like phospholipase family protein — protein sequence MRNNKSTSLCILVFTMLFVFSISAQDVDEPKVGLVLSGGGAKGFAHIGTLKVIDSLGIKVDHIAGTSMGAIIGSLYASGYSGKQLDSIFKSINFDDLINDKFSRNSKSLIERNNSERYAISLPFDKFKVSLPSGLSRGQNVYNLLYKLMLHVNDVDDFNDLPTPFFCIATNIETGRPIIMDKGSLPEAIAASGAFPSLFQPVKIDDKIYIDGGVTNNYPIEELRAKGMDIIIGVDVQDDLKDREALASAPDILLQINNFRTINDMKDKRKLTDIYIKPDITNFSVISFNEGRDIVRNGEIAARNQIEALVKLKKQQKEFSVKRNITIKDSIKLGYVRVTGNNRYTRSYVLGKLKLKGYESISYNQLDKGVSNLIATNNFDALRYKLVPTEVEDVYDLDARIIESKNSALLRLGLHYDGLYKSAALLNVTKKRLISKNDFASLDIILGDNIRYNFDYFIDKGFYVSIGLKSRYNQFDRLVNANLLLEPSDPLLVGLNKVDVELQDQTNQLYFQTLLAKEFSISAGFEHKRLKITTETLNSSIADEDFTFENTDYLSLFGGLKVDTYDNKYFPNNGFSFDGNLHWYISASKFNRDFNPFSIASADIGYAFSLTDKLSINLGTSGGFQLGDRSTNFLDFAFGGYGQNFINNFRSFYGYDYVSVVGNSFVKADINLDYELFKKHHIMLSGNFANIDNNIFDDGEWFSAPDYTGYALGYSLETFLGPIEAKYIYSPEVYESYWFFNVGFWF from the coding sequence TTGAGAAATAATAAATCCACATCATTATGCATCTTAGTATTTACGATGCTTTTTGTCTTTTCGATATCTGCACAAGATGTTGATGAGCCTAAAGTTGGTTTAGTATTAAGTGGTGGTGGTGCTAAAGGTTTTGCTCATATTGGAACTCTAAAAGTAATTGATAGTTTAGGTATCAAAGTTGACCATATTGCGGGTACAAGTATGGGTGCAATAATAGGTTCTCTATATGCTTCAGGATATTCAGGGAAGCAACTAGATTCTATATTTAAGTCTATTAATTTTGACGACCTTATTAATGATAAGTTTTCCAGAAATTCTAAATCCCTAATAGAACGAAACAATTCGGAACGTTATGCTATAAGCCTGCCTTTTGATAAATTCAAAGTATCACTACCTTCGGGTTTATCAAGAGGGCAAAATGTCTATAATTTGCTTTACAAATTAATGTTACATGTCAATGATGTTGATGACTTTAATGATTTGCCAACACCTTTCTTTTGTATAGCCACAAATATTGAAACTGGCCGACCTATAATTATGGATAAAGGAAGTTTGCCTGAAGCTATTGCAGCTAGCGGTGCTTTTCCTTCTTTATTCCAACCTGTAAAAATTGATGATAAAATTTATATCGACGGAGGTGTGACTAACAATTATCCTATCGAAGAACTAAGGGCAAAAGGCATGGATATTATTATCGGAGTAGATGTGCAAGACGATTTAAAAGATAGAGAAGCTTTAGCGTCTGCACCAGATATCTTGCTTCAGATTAATAATTTTAGAACTATAAATGACATGAAGGATAAGCGTAAGCTTACCGATATTTATATAAAACCAGATATTACTAATTTTTCAGTTATTTCTTTTAATGAAGGTAGAGACATTGTAAGAAACGGAGAGATTGCTGCACGAAATCAAATAGAAGCGCTTGTTAAACTCAAAAAACAACAAAAAGAGTTTTCGGTAAAAAGAAATATCACCATTAAGGATAGTATAAAATTAGGTTATGTAAGGGTAACAGGTAATAATCGTTACACGCGTTCGTATGTTTTGGGAAAACTAAAACTTAAAGGCTACGAAAGTATTAGTTATAACCAATTAGATAAAGGTGTTAGTAATCTCATAGCAACCAACAATTTTGATGCTTTAAGATATAAATTAGTGCCAACAGAAGTAGAAGATGTTTATGATTTAGACGCTAGGATTATTGAATCTAAAAATAGTGCTCTACTTAGGTTAGGACTTCATTATGATGGGCTTTATAAAAGTGCGGCTTTGCTTAATGTTACCAAGAAGCGACTAATTTCTAAAAATGATTTTGCATCTTTAGATATTATTCTTGGAGATAATATTAGATATAATTTTGATTATTTTATAGACAAAGGATTTTACGTTAGTATTGGATTAAAATCAAGGTATAACCAGTTTGATAGGCTAGTAAACGCTAATTTATTATTAGAACCTAGTGATCCACTTTTGGTGGGTCTCAACAAAGTAGATGTAGAATTGCAAGACCAGACCAACCAATTATATTTCCAGACATTATTAGCAAAAGAGTTTTCTATAAGTGCCGGTTTTGAGCATAAGCGATTAAAAATTACAACTGAAACCTTAAATAGTAGTATTGCCGATGAAGATTTCACTTTCGAAAACACTGATTATTTAAGCCTTTTTGGAGGACTTAAAGTAGATACTTATGATAATAAGTATTTTCCTAATAATGGCTTTTCATTTGATGGTAATCTACATTGGTATATCTCTGCTAGCAAATTTAATAGAGATTTTAATCCATTCTCAATTGCTAGTGCCGATATTGGTTATGCGTTTAGCCTTACAGATAAGTTGTCAATAAATCTAGGTACTTCAGGTGGCTTTCAGCTAGGTGATCGCTCTACAAATTTTCTTGATTTTGCCTTTGGTGGATACGGTCAGAATTTTATTAATAATTTCCGTTCTTTTTACGGCTATGACTATGTGTCTGTTGTGGGTAATAGCTTTGTGAAAGCAGATATTAATTTAGATTATGAGTTGTTTAAAAAACATCACATCATGCTATCAGGTAATTTTGCTAATATTGACAATAATATTTTCGATGATGGCGAATGGTTTTCAGCTCCAGATTACACTGGCTATGCTTTAGGTTATTCACTAGAAACTTTTTTAGGTCCCATTGAAGCAAAGTATATATATTCTCCAGAAGTTTACGAAAGTTATTGGTTTTTTAATGTAGGTTTTTGGTTCTAA
- a CDS encoding CCC motif membrane protein produces MFKSKLPADPTSLVLGIIALVFGIAGCCCYGVSAIIPLGLSIAGLVMANKSLRQYRENPEAYERSSYTNVNTARVINIIAVILNAITFLFFIIIFAIYGTFLSTAILEGIRQGQMNDFETSEYDDYKWESDTIVIEAEAYNIEKEIDSVNIDSIINKN; encoded by the coding sequence ATGTTTAAAAGTAAATTACCAGCAGATCCAACCTCTTTGGTGTTAGGTATTATAGCATTAGTATTTGGTATAGCAGGATGTTGTTGTTATGGAGTATCTGCAATTATTCCTTTGGGACTAAGTATTGCTGGACTAGTGATGGCAAACAAAAGTTTAAGGCAATACAGAGAAAATCCTGAAGCTTATGAGAGAAGTAGTTACACTAACGTTAACACAGCAAGAGTAATAAATATTATAGCTGTAATACTAAATGCGATTACGTTTTTGTTTTTCATTATCATATTTGCGATATACGGAACCTTTTTATCTACAGCTATTCTAGAAGGTATTCGTCAAGGTCAGATGAATGATTTTGAAACAAGTGAATACGATGATTACAAATGGGAATCAGACACAATAGTTATTGAAGCAGAAGCGTATAATATTGAAAAAGAAATTGATTCAGTTAATATTGATTCAATCATAAATAAAAACTAA
- a CDS encoding DUF3108 domain-containing protein encodes MKKLLPFLILLLTVHSSFGQQESAFKDGEWFKFRMSYSGWLKAGEATLQIKEKKHQGKPVYHVVGKGKTTGAINWFFKVRDRYESYFDKDTGLPYKFVRKIDEGGHTKDIEIAFDHNNKKAEVNNKKRKTLKTVDIDTNVQDLVSAFYYLRNNYSTDKIKVGDVVKLSMFFDEENYPFKLKFLGRETIKTTVNGNRVKVKTLKFRPYVMAGRVFKEEESLTLWVSADKNKIPLKIKADLAVGSLRADLTQYKGLKHSFQVQFD; translated from the coding sequence ATGAAAAAGCTTTTACCTTTTTTAATACTATTATTAACCGTTCATTCTAGTTTTGGACAGCAAGAATCTGCTTTCAAAGATGGAGAATGGTTTAAGTTTCGTATGAGTTATAGTGGTTGGTTAAAAGCAGGTGAGGCCACACTTCAAATTAAAGAAAAAAAGCACCAAGGAAAACCTGTTTACCATGTAGTTGGTAAGGGCAAAACTACAGGAGCTATAAATTGGTTTTTTAAAGTAAGAGATCGTTATGAGTCTTATTTTGATAAAGACACTGGTTTACCATATAAATTTGTCAGAAAAATAGACGAAGGAGGACACACTAAAGATATAGAAATAGCCTTTGATCACAACAATAAGAAAGCAGAAGTCAATAATAAAAAACGTAAAACTTTAAAAACTGTAGATATAGATACTAATGTTCAAGATTTGGTTTCTGCATTTTACTACTTAAGAAATAACTATAGTACGGATAAGATTAAGGTTGGAGATGTCGTAAAGTTAAGTATGTTTTTTGATGAAGAAAACTACCCATTTAAACTAAAGTTTTTAGGTCGTGAAACCATTAAGACTACAGTTAACGGTAATCGTGTTAAGGTAAAGACATTAAAGTTTAGACCATACGTAATGGCTGGCCGTGTTTTTAAAGAAGAAGAAAGTTTAACGCTTTGGGTCAGTGCTGACAAAAATAAAATACCTTTAAAAATTAAAGCAGACTTAGCTGTCGGTTCTTTAAGAGCTGACCTTACGCAATATAAAGGACTAAAACATTCCTTTCAAGTTCAATTCGATTAA
- a CDS encoding homogentisate 1,2-dioxygenase, with protein MPFYHKLGEIPPKRHTQFKKPDGSFYYEQLFGTIGFDGMSTNSYHEQRPTQVKEIKGQYSVAPKIAKANNMHSLRLHGFKVTPENDYLKSRKIVLTNSDCNIILSAPKTSTKDYFYKNTDADELIFIHRGTGKLRSHLGNLDFKYGDYLLVPRGIIYKLDFDTEDNRLFIVESYRPIYTPKRYRNWFGQLLEHSPFCERDIRRPHELETYNESGDFLIKIKKQGEIFDMVYASHPFDVVGYDGYNYPYAFSIHDFEPITGRVHQPPPVHQTFETDAFVICSFVPRLYDYHPKAVPAPYNHSNIDSDEVLYYVDGDFMSRNDIDAGHISLHPAGIPHGPHPGAMERSIGKVKTDELAVMVDTFKPLQVTEEAMKIADGDYYKSWLE; from the coding sequence ATGCCATTTTATCATAAACTCGGAGAAATTCCACCTAAAAGACATACACAATTCAAAAAACCAGACGGTAGCTTTTATTATGAGCAATTGTTTGGTACCATTGGTTTTGATGGTATGTCAACAAACAGCTATCACGAGCAACGACCAACACAAGTCAAAGAAATAAAAGGACAGTATAGTGTTGCACCAAAAATTGCGAAGGCAAATAATATGCACTCTTTGCGGTTGCATGGATTTAAAGTAACACCAGAAAACGATTATCTGAAAAGCCGAAAAATAGTTTTAACTAACAGCGATTGTAATATTATTTTATCAGCGCCAAAGACTTCAACTAAAGATTATTTTTATAAAAATACCGATGCCGATGAGTTAATATTCATTCATAGAGGCACTGGGAAATTACGATCACATCTAGGTAATTTAGATTTTAAATATGGAGACTATTTATTAGTGCCTCGTGGAATAATTTATAAACTAGACTTTGATACAGAAGACAACCGTTTATTTATTGTTGAGTCTTATCGCCCGATTTACACACCAAAACGATATCGAAATTGGTTTGGTCAATTATTAGAACATTCTCCCTTTTGTGAGCGAGACATCAGAAGACCACATGAATTAGAGACCTATAACGAATCAGGAGATTTTTTAATTAAAATAAAAAAGCAAGGCGAAATTTTTGATATGGTGTACGCCTCACACCCTTTTGATGTTGTGGGTTATGATGGCTATAATTATCCGTATGCATTTTCAATTCATGATTTTGAACCTATAACAGGTCGTGTACATCAGCCGCCGCCAGTACATCAAACTTTTGAAACTGATGCTTTTGTAATCTGTAGCTTTGTACCAAGGTTATACGATTACCATCCTAAGGCGGTTCCTGCACCTTATAATCATAGTAATATTGATAGTGATGAGGTATTGTATTACGTAGATGGTGACTTTATGAGCCGTAATGATATCGATGCAGGTCATATTTCGTTACATCCAGCAGGCATACCTCATGGCCCACATCCAGGTGCGATGGAGCGTAGTATTGGTAAGGTGAAAACGGATGAGTTGGCTGTAATGGTAGATACATTCAAACCATTACAAGTTACTGAAGAAGCTATGAAAATTGCTGATGGTGATTATTATAAATCGTGGTTAGAGTAA